In one Synechococcales cyanobacterium T60_A2020_003 genomic region, the following are encoded:
- a CDS encoding metal-sensitive transcriptional regulator, with protein MPDFAQTNSSSPDPNHSHPVNCASQPHDHEHHHNAQNHGHVHSEESLRQIVNRLSRIEGHIRGIKTMVQEGRACPDVLVQVAAVRGALDRVARIILDEHLTECVARAAREGDIAVELAELKAALDRFLP; from the coding sequence ATGCCTGACTTTGCCCAAACGAACTCATCTTCGCCAGACCCGAATCACTCCCATCCGGTCAATTGTGCGTCCCAACCCCATGATCACGAGCATCACCATAATGCTCAAAATCATGGACATGTCCATAGTGAGGAATCTCTAAGACAAATCGTGAATCGCCTCTCTCGAATTGAAGGCCATATTCGCGGTATTAAGACGATGGTGCAAGAGGGGAGAGCCTGCCCAGACGTACTGGTTCAGGTTGCGGCTGTGCGTGGTGCCTTAGATCGGGTGGCACGGATTATTTTGGATGAACACTTAACCGAGTGCGTAGCGCGAGCAGCTCGTGAAGGAGATATTGCTGTAGAGTTGGCCGAACTGAAAGCCGCGCTCGACCGATTTTTGCCCTAA
- a CDS encoding tRNA (cytidine(34)-2'-O)-methyltransferase, whose product MPKVVLVNPLIPPNTGNIARTCAATETPLHLVGPLGFEISDRQLKRAGLDYWPYVDLHYHDSLDAFQAHSEAEGGRWIGFSTSGKCSYVKFQFQADDWLLFGAETTGLPKDALHRCDATLYIPMSQSGVRSLNLSVSAAIGLFEARRQLGYMD is encoded by the coding sequence ATGCCCAAGGTAGTTCTAGTTAACCCGTTGATTCCTCCAAATACTGGCAATATTGCTCGCACCTGTGCTGCTACTGAAACACCACTGCATCTAGTTGGGCCTCTTGGCTTTGAAATTAGCGATCGCCAATTGAAGCGAGCGGGCTTAGATTACTGGCCTTATGTTGACCTGCACTACCATGATTCGCTGGATGCATTTCAAGCCCATAGCGAGGCAGAAGGAGGGCGATGGATTGGATTTAGCACTTCAGGAAAATGTAGTTATGTTAAGTTTCAGTTTCAAGCGGATGATTGGCTGCTGTTTGGTGCTGAGACTACCGGTTTACCCAAGGATGCCCTACACCGATGTGATGCGACTCTCTATATTCCCATGAGCCAGAGCGGAGTCCGCAGTTTAAATCTCTCCGTCAGTGCTGCAATTGGTTTATTTGAGGCTCGACGCCAACTGGGATACATGGATTAG